A genomic segment from Blastococcus sp. PRF04-17 encodes:
- a CDS encoding DUF4032 domain-containing protein, with protein MRFLFRPPADEAAGLLALPWGEPLEEWPDDQLLEVPQRGISRHVVRFAASDSTVYALKEIDERLARHEYAMLTDFEAEGLPTVSVLGICVDRPNDLPAILVTRFLEYSMSYRYLFSMRRVDHTSEQLIDTLVELLVRLHLAGIFWGDCSLSNTLFRPDAGSIAAYLVDAETVERHPSLSPGQRRYDVELATERVAAELMDLEIGGLLPDDIDPIEMATVLPQRYEALWDEVTREEVLRPEEQRYRIADRLQRLNELGFAVEEVELVSCPDGGVKLKVHTRVAESGQHRREFFRLTGLEVGEQQARRLLNDLRSFRAWLEQRDGRMVPDTVAGHRWVAEVYQPVVEAIPRDLAGRLAPPEIFHEILEHRWFLSEQAGRDVGTTAAARSYFATVLPQTPKEMTTPSVAAGGLT; from the coding sequence GTGCGCTTCCTCTTCCGCCCACCTGCCGACGAGGCCGCCGGACTGCTCGCCCTGCCCTGGGGCGAGCCGCTCGAGGAGTGGCCCGACGACCAGCTGCTCGAGGTGCCCCAGCGCGGCATCTCGCGGCACGTCGTCCGGTTCGCCGCCTCCGACAGCACGGTGTACGCGCTCAAGGAGATCGACGAGCGGCTGGCCCGCCACGAGTACGCGATGCTCACCGACTTCGAGGCCGAAGGCCTGCCCACCGTCTCGGTGCTCGGCATCTGCGTCGACCGGCCGAACGACCTGCCGGCGATCCTGGTGACCCGGTTCCTCGAGTACTCGATGTCCTACCGCTACCTGTTCTCGATGCGCCGCGTCGACCACACCAGCGAGCAGCTCATCGACACGCTGGTCGAGCTCCTGGTCCGGCTGCACCTGGCGGGCATCTTCTGGGGTGACTGCTCGCTGTCCAACACGCTGTTCCGGCCCGACGCCGGCTCGATCGCCGCCTACCTGGTGGACGCCGAGACCGTGGAGCGGCACCCCTCGCTCTCACCCGGCCAGCGCCGGTACGACGTCGAGCTGGCCACCGAGCGCGTCGCGGCAGAGCTCATGGATCTCGAGATCGGCGGCCTGCTGCCCGACGACATCGACCCGATCGAGATGGCCACCGTCCTCCCGCAGCGCTACGAGGCCCTGTGGGACGAGGTCACCCGCGAGGAGGTCCTCCGGCCCGAGGAGCAGCGCTACCGCATCGCCGACCGGCTGCAGCGGCTCAACGAGCTCGGCTTCGCCGTCGAGGAGGTCGAGCTGGTCAGCTGTCCCGACGGCGGCGTGAAACTCAAGGTGCACACCCGGGTCGCGGAGTCCGGCCAGCACCGCCGCGAGTTCTTCCGGCTCACCGGGCTCGAGGTGGGCGAGCAGCAGGCCCGCCGCCTGCTCAACGACCTGCGCAGCTTCCGGGCCTGGCTCGAGCAGCGTGACGGCCGGATGGTGCCCGACACCGTGGCCGGTCACCGCTGGGTCGCCGAGGTGTACCAGCCGGTCGTCGAGGCGATCCCGCGGGATCTGGCCGGCCGGCTGGCGCCGCCCGAGATCTTCCACGAGATCCTCGAGCACCGGTGGTTCCTGTCCGAGCAGGCCGGCCGCGATGTCGGGACGACGGCCGCCGCGCGCTCCTACTTCGCGACCGTGCTGCCGCAGACGCCCAAGGAGATGACCACGCCTTCGGTGGCGGCCGGCGGACTCACCTGA
- a CDS encoding DUF4032 domain-containing protein, which yields MRFVFRPSAAGAVELLGLPWSEPLEEWRDDALMTVPQRGISRHVVRFIASEGAVYALKELDERLARREYQLLGDFAEEGLPAVEALGICVERPDDLPAILVTRFLEYSMSYRYVFSRPGAEAPGRLIDTMAELLVRLHLAGIFWGDCSLSNTLFLPDAGTMSAYLVDAETVERHPSLSDGQRGYDLDLATERVAAELMDLAAGGLLPDDVDPIELAAALRDTYETLWAEVTCEEHLPAEQSGDRVVERVRRLGDLGFDAGEVELTTSPQGARLKVQTSVGEPGRHRHELFRLTGLEVQEHQARRLLDDLAGYRAWLEQRDGVALSDIVAGHRWVAEIYSPVVDAIPSHLAGRLAPPEVFHEILEHRWFLSEAAGGDVGTAEAAASYFADVLPLTPKEFTTPSVMAAELL from the coding sequence ATGCGTTTCGTGTTCCGTCCTTCTGCCGCCGGTGCGGTCGAGCTCCTCGGGCTGCCCTGGAGCGAGCCCCTGGAGGAATGGCGGGACGACGCCCTGATGACGGTGCCGCAGCGCGGCATCTCGCGGCACGTGGTGCGGTTCATCGCCTCCGAGGGCGCGGTCTACGCCCTCAAGGAGCTCGACGAGCGCCTGGCCCGCCGCGAGTACCAGCTGCTCGGCGACTTCGCCGAGGAGGGGCTGCCCGCAGTCGAGGCGCTGGGCATCTGCGTCGAGCGTCCCGACGACCTGCCGGCGATCCTGGTGACCCGGTTCCTCGAGTACTCGATGTCCTACCGCTACGTGTTCTCGCGGCCCGGCGCCGAGGCCCCCGGCAGGCTGATCGACACGATGGCCGAACTCCTCGTGCGCCTGCACCTGGCCGGCATCTTCTGGGGCGACTGCTCGCTGTCCAACACCCTCTTCCTCCCCGATGCCGGGACGATGTCGGCCTACCTGGTCGACGCCGAGACCGTGGAGCGGCACCCGTCGTTGTCCGACGGTCAGCGCGGCTACGACCTCGACCTGGCCACCGAGCGCGTCGCCGCCGAGCTGATGGACCTCGCGGCCGGAGGCCTGCTGCCCGACGACGTCGACCCGATCGAGCTCGCCGCAGCCCTGCGCGACACCTACGAGACGCTGTGGGCCGAGGTCACCTGCGAGGAGCACCTCCCGGCCGAGCAGTCGGGCGACCGCGTGGTCGAGCGGGTGCGCCGGCTCGGCGACCTCGGCTTCGACGCCGGCGAGGTCGAGCTGACCACCTCACCGCAGGGCGCCCGCCTCAAGGTGCAGACCAGCGTCGGCGAACCCGGCCGTCACCGCCACGAGCTCTTCCGGCTCACCGGGCTCGAGGTGCAGGAGCACCAGGCGCGCCGGCTGCTCGACGACCTGGCCGGCTACCGGGCGTGGCTCGAGCAGCGCGACGGCGTCGCCCTCTCGGACATCGTCGCCGGGCACCGCTGGGTCGCCGAGATCTACTCACCGGTCGTCGACGCCATCCCCTCCCATCTGGCCGGTCGGCTGGCGCCGCCGGAGGTGTTCCACGAGATCCTCGAGCACCGGTGGTTCCTCTCCGAGGCCGCCGGCGGCGACGTGGGGACGGCGGAGGCCGCGGCGTCCTACTTCGCCGACGTCCTGCCGCTGACGCCCAAGGAGTTCACCACCCCGTCGGTGATGGCTGCCGAACTGTTGTAG